A region of Candidatus Leptovillus gracilis DNA encodes the following proteins:
- a CDS encoding class I SAM-dependent methyltransferase, with the protein MESKWQSVNWLVHSIHDTALEEVLHQYAHGVLLDIGCGQKPYRVLTEGLVTAHIGLDHPGSLHSKQQVDIFGTAYETGVANNSIDTVLCTVVLEHLERPQEAINEMYRILHPGGHVILSAPLFWHLHEEPRDFFRYTKHGLTHLFITSGFEIIEIKPLSGFVVTFSQELVYFLNRLQRGPLRYPVKILQLLIQQSAFWLNRWDKSYGFTWAYLVVAQKRIDVPE; encoded by the coding sequence ATGGAAAGTAAATGGCAATCGGTAAACTGGCTCGTTCACAGTATTCACGATACAGCTCTAGAAGAAGTATTGCATCAATACGCCCACGGTGTCTTATTGGATATTGGGTGTGGGCAAAAACCATACCGGGTCTTGACTGAAGGGTTGGTTACAGCACATATAGGTCTCGACCATCCGGGATCTTTACATAGCAAACAACAGGTGGATATATTCGGCACAGCCTACGAAACTGGTGTGGCGAATAATTCAATTGATACAGTGCTCTGCACAGTGGTTCTCGAACATCTGGAGCGTCCTCAGGAGGCGATCAACGAGATGTATCGCATTCTCCATCCGGGTGGTCATGTTATTTTATCCGCTCCCCTCTTCTGGCATTTGCACGAAGAGCCGCGTGACTTTTTCCGGTATACAAAGCATGGACTTACCCATCTATTTATAACATCTGGATTTGAAATCATAGAGATAAAACCGTTGTCGGGATTTGTGGTCACATTCAGTCAAGAATTGGTCTACTTTCTTAACCGATTGCAAAGAGGCCCCCTGCGTTACCCTGTTAAAATCTTACAATTGTTGATTCAACAAAGCGCGTTTTGGTTGAACCGGTGGGACAAGTCTTACGGTTTTACATGGGCTTATTTGGTCGTGGCCCAAAAACGGATTGATGTCCCCGAATAA
- a CDS encoding MOP flippase family protein, which translates to MSPNNSLLTGDSSLRQQAVRGIGWTAVAQFGRQLIQFIILALLGRLLSTEEFGLLGMTAVFVGFANLFGEMGFTAALIQRQELTPRHLSSVFWLNLAGGVIMALLMAFGAPLISQLYQEPRLTPITLLIAVTFPINALGLVHRAILTRQMRFRALGLSELLAVLASGLLALGLALNQFGVWSLVWQALALAIFTTLFLWGMTRWWPTGGFSRSAIRELWGYSSNLLGYQAFNYWARNGDNFLIGRFLGADALGLYTRAYTTMLLPVNQVVGILGRVLFPTLAKVQDDHQRVKRIYLQTLAAIALISFPMMLGLIIIANNFVLVVFGPQWLPMVRTLQILSLVGLLQSVGSTVGWLYQAQGRTDWMFKWGIAAGTLSLISFVVGTYLGSIETVALCYAILALPLSYWGFAIPGRLIQLSMTEVLLALAPIFGLSCVMAGITAVTTYFLPPTWPAWFQLAVQTAVGGTTYLGLILLLKPAAYRHLCHVILRQRRENSQS; encoded by the coding sequence ATGTCCCCGAATAATTCGCTGCTTACGGGCGATTCTTCTTTGCGCCAGCAGGCGGTGCGTGGTATAGGTTGGACGGCCGTTGCGCAGTTCGGCCGGCAACTCATCCAATTCATCATCCTCGCCTTGTTGGGACGCTTGCTTTCGACCGAAGAGTTTGGTCTATTGGGCATGACTGCGGTTTTTGTGGGTTTTGCTAATTTATTTGGAGAAATGGGATTCACGGCGGCCCTTATTCAACGCCAAGAACTCACGCCTCGCCACCTTTCATCTGTTTTTTGGCTCAATCTGGCAGGGGGGGTGATCATGGCTTTGTTGATGGCTTTTGGCGCGCCCCTCATCTCGCAGTTATATCAGGAGCCGCGCCTGACCCCCATTACCTTGCTCATTGCTGTCACTTTTCCAATTAATGCGCTTGGCCTTGTTCATCGTGCCATTCTCACCCGTCAGATGCGTTTCCGCGCTTTGGGTTTAAGCGAGTTATTGGCTGTATTGGCCTCTGGTCTATTAGCCTTGGGACTGGCGCTTAACCAATTTGGCGTATGGAGTCTGGTGTGGCAAGCTCTGGCCCTGGCTATTTTCACCACTCTTTTTCTGTGGGGCATGACACGCTGGTGGCCCACGGGTGGATTCAGTCGATCGGCCATTCGGGAATTATGGGGATACAGCTCTAATTTGTTGGGGTATCAGGCATTCAATTACTGGGCACGCAATGGAGATAACTTTCTGATCGGTCGTTTTTTGGGGGCAGATGCGTTAGGCTTATACACTCGTGCCTATACCACCATGCTGTTACCGGTGAACCAGGTAGTGGGTATTCTAGGTCGTGTTTTGTTCCCCACTCTTGCCAAAGTGCAAGATGATCACCAGCGGGTGAAGCGAATCTACTTGCAAACATTAGCTGCCATTGCTCTCATCTCTTTCCCAATGATGCTTGGTCTGATCATTATCGCCAATAATTTTGTGCTGGTGGTGTTTGGCCCCCAATGGCTGCCTATGGTCAGGACATTACAAATCTTATCGTTGGTAGGTTTACTCCAATCCGTTGGTTCCACTGTGGGGTGGTTGTACCAAGCTCAGGGACGAACTGATTGGATGTTCAAGTGGGGCATTGCAGCGGGCACGCTGTCTTTGATCAGTTTTGTGGTTGGGACTTATCTTGGTTCAATTGAAACAGTTGCCCTTTGTTATGCAATTTTGGCGTTGCCGCTGTCTTACTGGGGGTTTGCCATTCCAGGCCGCCTGATCCAGCTTTCTATGACGGAGGTTTTGCTTGCGCTGGCTCCAATTTTCGGTTTATCGTGTGTAATGGCCGGGATAACGGCCGTTACCACCTATTTCTTGCCACCCACATGGCCGGCATGGTTCCAGTTGGCTGTGCAAACGGCCGTAGGCGGAACCACCTACCTCGGCCTCATTTTACTTCTGAAACCAGCCGCTTATCGCCACCTGTGCCATGTTATCCTGCGCCAGCGGCGGGAAAACAGTCAATCGTGA
- a CDS encoding glycosyltransferase has translation MTLSVAHSCNTWLPLTEGWLDRQIRFLPLAEIEAHIICESTQNLDTFAWPNIHTLPRHSLHGTVLKGLRKLGMPFFFPHAKRAIAAHNIKIVHSHFGNRGWLDLGLVKQTGAKQVVTFYGWDVNHLPQKRPIWRQRYQEMFAQAELILCEGSHMRQSLLKLGANPDRTRVQHLGVAVDEILFQTRQRRLDEPLKVLLAATFTPKKGLPDGLEAMGRLRQEQGIPLQITIIGDARATQKDQAEKQKILAALDRWNLRPFTRLLGYQPYATLFAEAYQHHIFLSPSRTAPDGDTEGGAPVSLIDMQATGMPVVSTTHCDIPEVVQHGRTGLLAAEGDIVGLVQHLHWLAENPDAWAGIGTAGRQHIEQEYDARRQGQRLAKIYQELG, from the coding sequence ATGACTCTATCTGTTGCCCATAGCTGTAACACATGGCTTCCTCTCACAGAAGGCTGGCTTGACCGCCAGATACGATTTTTGCCATTGGCCGAGATTGAAGCGCATATCATCTGCGAAAGTACCCAAAATTTAGACACATTTGCCTGGCCCAACATCCACACCTTACCGCGCCACTCTCTGCATGGAACCGTCTTAAAAGGATTGCGTAAATTGGGGATGCCTTTCTTCTTTCCGCACGCCAAACGAGCGATTGCGGCGCACAACATTAAGATTGTGCATTCCCATTTTGGCAATCGTGGTTGGTTGGATTTAGGCTTGGTGAAGCAAACGGGCGCAAAACAAGTTGTGACCTTTTATGGCTGGGATGTTAATCATTTACCGCAAAAAAGACCGATTTGGCGCCAGCGTTACCAGGAAATGTTTGCCCAGGCTGAATTGATCTTGTGTGAAGGCTCCCACATGCGTCAATCTCTCCTTAAGCTAGGGGCTAACCCTGATCGGACACGTGTCCAACATTTAGGGGTTGCGGTAGATGAAATCCTTTTTCAGACCCGACAGCGGCGGCTCGATGAGCCACTTAAAGTTTTGTTGGCAGCCACATTTACACCCAAAAAGGGCCTGCCCGATGGATTGGAGGCGATGGGACGTTTGCGTCAGGAACAGGGCATTCCCCTACAGATAACCATCATTGGCGACGCACGCGCCACGCAAAAAGACCAGGCAGAAAAACAAAAAATCTTGGCGGCGCTAGACCGTTGGAATTTACGGCCGTTCACGCGACTCCTCGGCTACCAACCTTATGCCACCCTCTTTGCCGAAGCATACCAACACCACATCTTCCTTTCCCCCAGTCGAACCGCGCCTGATGGCGACACTGAAGGGGGCGCACCAGTTAGTCTGATAGATATGCAAGCCACAGGGATGCCGGTTGTCAGCACCACCCATTGCGATATTCCTGAAGTTGTGCAGCACGGCCGTACAGGGCTGCTCGCTGCCGAAGGTGATATAGTTGGCCTTGTTCAGCATCTGCACTGGTTGGCCGAGAACCCTGACGCATGGGCCGGAATCGGTACTGCAGGTCGGCAGCACATCGAACAAGAATACGATGCCAGACGTCAAGGCCAGCGTTTGGCTAAGATTTATCAGGAACTTGGCTAA
- a CDS encoding O-antigen ligase family protein has translation MANLERVTEIPPGLTTAKGLWFVLLLAAMVGAIIALMSQEYVLLIAVLLVGLPFATLVISRQTRPTAVVLLLVFVPLTSILKAITGSRFAPLTFDLAFLLAFGLYIGERLMRHKIRWGWLDFCFALFFLWACIQMFNSNVPGLQAGVEGLRKFAFASILFYVGRHFFNDREMVVFQKSLVIISIFIALYGLKQFFFMSAIDYRMIEMASASPTTYLMGGWVRPFSTLPGPFHLGLYLVVVSLLLLAQLMLKYGRFSTRVLILFVLVLHLVVLFFTRTKGNWVGFIAGIVVLMILKTRRPLKLSIQLAGIALAGLLVAAAILAVAPDNTFKVLDDAIIAVTNPLEAPTFLYRVQLWEEIIVPALRENPFFGYGTSSAGEGLSNLYQGTDSIHFPSHNLYLKVFLELGLAGLFLFLVIVAGSLWHGWRFIQRQQTMPLGIRLAQYWGIAAVVAFLVAGLVIPTLDAYPANYYFWLLLGLISSRQFTPKQSMNQPTPEQSHGEASITPALSLET, from the coding sequence GTGGCAAATTTGGAAAGAGTAACGGAGATACCGCCTGGTTTAACAACGGCCAAAGGGCTGTGGTTTGTGCTTTTGTTGGCGGCTATGGTTGGCGCCATCATCGCACTCATGAGCCAGGAATATGTCTTGCTCATTGCGGTGTTGTTGGTCGGGCTGCCTTTTGCCACACTGGTTATCAGCCGACAGACACGGCCAACGGCCGTTGTCCTTCTCCTCGTCTTTGTCCCCCTTACCAGTATCCTCAAGGCCATCACAGGCTCCCGCTTTGCACCCCTTACCTTTGACCTGGCTTTCCTCCTCGCCTTTGGGCTGTACATTGGCGAAAGACTTATGCGGCACAAAATTCGTTGGGGGTGGCTCGATTTTTGCTTTGCCCTTTTTTTCTTGTGGGCCTGTATACAAATGTTCAATTCCAATGTGCCTGGTTTGCAAGCCGGGGTAGAAGGGCTACGCAAGTTTGCGTTTGCCAGTATTCTTTTTTATGTTGGCCGCCATTTTTTCAACGACCGAGAGATGGTTGTTTTTCAGAAATCACTGGTCATTATTTCGATCTTCATCGCCTTATATGGTCTAAAGCAATTTTTTTTCATGTCAGCCATTGATTATCGGATGATTGAAATGGCCTCGGCCAGCCCTACAACCTATTTAATGGGAGGGTGGGTTCGACCATTTTCCACCCTGCCTGGCCCCTTTCATTTAGGGCTATATTTGGTTGTAGTCAGTTTGCTTTTGCTCGCCCAACTTATGCTTAAGTATGGCCGCTTTTCTACCCGCGTATTGATTCTTTTTGTTTTGGTCTTACATTTAGTTGTGCTGTTTTTCACCCGCACCAAAGGCAATTGGGTCGGATTCATAGCGGGGATTGTCGTGTTGATGATTTTAAAGACACGACGGCCGTTAAAATTATCCATTCAACTTGCAGGAATTGCCTTAGCCGGCCTCTTGGTCGCGGCCGCTATTTTAGCTGTGGCCCCTGACAATACATTCAAGGTATTAGATGACGCCATCATAGCTGTTACAAACCCACTAGAAGCCCCCACATTCTTGTATCGTGTTCAGCTATGGGAAGAAATCATCGTTCCTGCCTTGCGTGAAAACCCATTCTTTGGCTATGGAACCAGCAGCGCGGGCGAAGGCTTATCGAATCTATATCAAGGCACAGACTCTATACATTTCCCCAGCCATAACCTATACCTGAAAGTATTCCTGGAGTTAGGATTAGCTGGATTATTTTTGTTTTTGGTTATTGTGGCTGGAAGCTTATGGCACGGCTGGAGATTTATTCAACGCCAGCAGACTATGCCGTTAGGAATCAGGTTAGCCCAATACTGGGGCATCGCTGCGGTAGTAGCCTTTTTAGTAGCAGGATTGGTCATTCCCACTCTAGATGCCTATCCGGCCAACTACTATTTTTGGTTGTTGCTAGGCCTTATATCCAGCCGTCAATTCACTCCGAAGCAGTCTATGAATCAACCCACTCCTGAGCAAAGCCACGGTGAAGCGTCAATAACTCCAGCATTATCTCTAGAAACATGA
- a CDS encoding glycosyltransferase has translation MNLVVIPFHDWKKCEHEGFRTRDAHFMQEFGQHPQVTKLLVINRPLSWAEMLILKRRRYPQHGHLISQHGGMYLSQVGEKTYTLDIVVPELLRPLRMKRSWIPYIFGKPQIAERVKQALAQLEMDSSYNMFLSAPLFVPLVQNLAPEFWAFDAQDNLLKQALYRHVPDLENFYDFCLTNADFISANSAETTQWFHGKRPDAQWIPNGVDTDMFSPHQTYLRPTDLDGITPPIIGYAGKMQEMFDVQAITQAMRALPEANFVFIGQQLNREWVKDIWQYPNAYYLGDKPYHLLPQYLAAFDICIIPYSIERQHGGDPIKFYEYLSMGKPIVSADIGGVGVFKDYPQVCITQTAEQFVAGLCQMVALLKDKKPLKAMPVPLEYVWKTKADQIIQAIYHRRSPVQA, from the coding sequence ATGAATCTTGTTGTCATCCCTTTTCACGATTGGAAAAAATGCGAGCATGAAGGTTTCCGTACCCGTGATGCCCATTTCATGCAAGAATTTGGTCAACATCCACAAGTGACCAAATTATTGGTTATCAACCGACCCCTTTCCTGGGCAGAAATGCTCATACTAAAGCGCCGCCGCTACCCCCAACACGGTCATTTGATTAGTCAGCATGGCGGTATGTACCTCTCGCAAGTAGGCGAAAAAACTTATACATTAGATATTGTTGTTCCTGAGCTGCTTCGCCCCCTTCGCATGAAGCGCAGTTGGATACCCTATATTTTTGGCAAACCACAAATCGCAGAGCGTGTCAAACAAGCCCTGGCCCAATTAGAAATGGATTCTTCTTATAACATGTTTCTCTCTGCGCCATTATTCGTACCATTGGTGCAAAATCTAGCGCCTGAGTTTTGGGCTTTTGATGCGCAAGATAACTTATTGAAACAAGCGCTGTACCGTCACGTGCCTGACCTGGAAAACTTTTATGATTTTTGCTTAACCAACGCCGACTTCATCTCAGCCAATTCAGCCGAAACAACACAATGGTTCCACGGTAAACGGCCTGATGCCCAGTGGATACCCAATGGCGTGGACACAGATATGTTTTCACCCCATCAGACATACCTACGTCCAACCGATTTAGACGGCATCACCCCTCCCATTATCGGTTATGCCGGCAAAATGCAAGAAATGTTTGATGTGCAAGCCATCACCCAAGCAATGAGGGCTTTGCCTGAGGCAAATTTTGTTTTTATTGGGCAGCAACTGAATCGGGAATGGGTAAAAGACATTTGGCAATATCCCAACGCTTACTATTTAGGTGATAAACCGTATCATTTGCTGCCACAATATCTGGCAGCGTTTGATATTTGTATCATTCCTTATAGCATTGAGCGACAACATGGGGGAGACCCTATTAAATTTTACGAATACCTGTCCATGGGCAAACCCATTGTTAGCGCGGATATTGGTGGCGTAGGTGTGTTTAAGGACTATCCACAAGTCTGTATTACGCAAACGGCAGAGCAATTTGTCGCCGGCTTATGCCAAATGGTGGCTCTGCTAAAAGATAAAAAGCCGCTTAAAGCGATGCCCGTGCCGCTAGAGTATGTATGGAAGACAAAAGCCGACCAAATTATCCAGGCCATATACCATCGGCGCTCCCCAGTGCAGGCGTAA
- a CDS encoding acyltransferase — MPQNLFQKITERTIQKLKHDPDYRLDTSVNGRILSQVLWQRALAQLRGAYRHIWLQHSDGRLFVGRAVRLLHPQLISVGRAVIIEDNVLIDALSQNGVVLGNNVTIAKFTTIQCTGVIRHLGVGLTIGDNSAVGAYSFLGAQGGIVIGSNVIMGPRVSFHAENHRYERTDIPIRLQGESRQGIVVDDDCWIGAGTIILDGVHIGKGCVMAAGSVVTKDVPPYSVAAGVPARIIKQRPYPTATEPHTKEGQS; from the coding sequence ATGCCCCAAAACCTATTCCAAAAAATAACTGAACGCACGATCCAGAAATTGAAGCATGATCCTGATTATCGGTTAGACACGAGCGTAAACGGCCGTATTCTATCCCAGGTCTTATGGCAGCGCGCCCTCGCCCAACTGCGTGGCGCCTATCGTCACATCTGGTTACAGCACAGCGATGGCCGTCTATTTGTTGGTCGCGCAGTTCGCCTGTTGCACCCCCAACTCATCAGCGTCGGCCGGGCGGTTATCATTGAAGACAATGTACTGATAGACGCCCTCTCCCAAAATGGCGTCGTATTGGGCAACAATGTCACCATTGCCAAATTCACCACCATACAATGCACCGGCGTCATCCGTCACCTCGGCGTTGGGCTAACCATCGGCGACAATTCGGCCGTTGGCGCTTATTCGTTTCTAGGGGCACAAGGTGGCATCGTGATCGGCAGCAACGTCATCATGGGGCCACGTGTTAGCTTTCACGCCGAAAACCACCGCTACGAGCGTACAGATATCCCCATCCGATTGCAAGGCGAGAGCCGGCAAGGGATTGTTGTTGACGATGATTGTTGGATAGGAGCCGGCACTATTATTTTGGATGGCGTACACATTGGCAAGGGATGCGTGATGGCTGCGGGCAGTGTTGTAACCAAAGATGTTCCACCTTATTCTGTTGCGGCCGGTGTTCCAGCTCGGATCATCAAACAACGGCCGTACCCCACTGCCACAGAACCACACACCAAGGAAGGGCAATCTTGA
- a CDS encoding DUF1972 domain-containing protein, with protein sequence MKIALLGTRGIPASYSGFETCVEQLGQRLVARGHHVTVYCRSHHITYDGDSYKGMRLIKLPTISNKYLDTMVHSFISSLHALPRRYDIGLYFIAGNSPVTWIPRLVGTKTLLNVDGLDWKREKWPTAAKKYIQFAEYLATKLPNIYLTDSEVVQSYYHDRFNSQPPYIPYGSEVELMPPGETLAQFGLEPGNYILFVGRLVPENCAHHLVEAFRELPTDMKCVIVGDAAYADDYIRSLKASAQGDARIVFTGYVFGKGYHELGSNAYIFVETSGVGGTHPALVEAMAFGNCVITHDTPENLETIGDAGFAYNGRSGANSLRDILQNLLADPETVVHYADRAQKRAQAHYSWETVTDAYERLFFQLRNQPLPERLKTSD encoded by the coding sequence TTGAAAATCGCTTTATTAGGCACTCGGGGCATCCCGGCCAGCTACAGCGGCTTCGAAACATGCGTGGAGCAGTTGGGGCAAAGGCTGGTTGCGCGCGGCCATCACGTAACCGTCTACTGCCGCTCCCATCACATCACCTATGACGGCGATTCCTACAAAGGGATGCGCCTCATCAAATTGCCCACCATTTCCAATAAGTATCTGGATACAATGGTACACTCCTTTATCTCTTCGCTGCACGCTTTGCCCCGGCGTTATGACATTGGTCTATATTTTATTGCCGGCAACAGCCCGGTAACGTGGATACCCAGATTAGTAGGCACAAAGACCTTACTCAATGTAGATGGCCTGGATTGGAAGCGCGAGAAATGGCCGACGGCCGCTAAAAAGTACATTCAGTTTGCCGAATACTTAGCCACCAAATTGCCCAATATTTACCTGACAGACTCAGAAGTTGTGCAAAGCTACTACCATGATCGCTTTAACAGCCAACCACCGTACATTCCCTATGGCTCAGAGGTGGAATTGATGCCGCCTGGCGAAACGTTGGCTCAGTTCGGTCTTGAACCAGGCAACTATATTCTATTTGTTGGCCGGTTGGTGCCGGAAAACTGTGCCCATCATCTTGTGGAAGCATTCCGCGAATTGCCCACGGATATGAAATGCGTCATTGTGGGCGATGCTGCCTATGCAGATGATTACATCCGCTCGTTGAAAGCCAGCGCGCAAGGGGATGCGCGTATTGTGTTTACCGGCTACGTGTTTGGCAAAGGGTATCACGAGCTGGGATCCAACGCCTATATTTTTGTGGAAACATCTGGCGTTGGCGGAACGCACCCGGCATTGGTGGAGGCAATGGCTTTTGGCAATTGTGTTATTACCCACGATACACCGGAAAATCTGGAAACGATTGGCGATGCGGGCTTTGCCTATAACGGCCGTTCCGGGGCCAACAGCTTGCGTGACATTTTACAAAACCTCCTGGCCGATCCTGAAACGGTAGTACATTATGCGGACCGGGCGCAAAAACGGGCACAGGCTCACTATTCATGGGAGACCGTCACCGACGCCTATGAACGACTGTTCTTTCAACTCCGTAACCAACCTTTGCCGGAAAGATTAAAAACCTCAGACTGA
- a CDS encoding O-antigen ligase family protein: protein MSRLPFNYYWLEGILLSVATLPLIFPEPIPPLTAVSLLLLALISSLPLLTHHRPILPSTPLNLLVLLWLVGLGVSFLITADPDKTLPQVTRFIASLVIFYTLVFSLRQRRHLTWFAYGLMGLAALFALVAPFAVQWNLAKGIPIPNAIYDLFPLLVADAIHPNIMASLMVLLLPLPLAYVLLHWPRRGVAWWLCLAAAVLPGFILLLTKSRAGYLAAVSGVLIVLWLAHRRALALALLGAAAVAILWLLNTTDPTLPTTASSLTNPGTMQFRLEVWRVALDMLADFPFTGVGIGAFNNVAMRLYPLAENNNPGAHNIFLQVGVDLGFPGLIVYMALLILLVYLAWTSLQTARQSQDTTLQAMLIGALAGIVAYSAHGLLDNGLWSTQVSFVPWLMFALVTAVHRLKQ from the coding sequence ATGTCCCGTTTACCGTTCAACTATTATTGGCTGGAGGGGATTCTTCTTTCAGTTGCCACGCTTCCTCTGATCTTCCCTGAACCGATTCCACCGCTCACGGCCGTCTCCCTCCTCCTCCTCGCCCTCATCAGCAGCCTCCCCCTCCTCACACACCACCGCCCCATCCTACCCAGCACCCCCCTCAACCTGCTCGTCTTGCTCTGGCTGGTTGGCCTGGGCGTTTCCTTCCTCATCACCGCCGACCCCGACAAAACCCTGCCCCAGGTCACCCGCTTCATCGCCAGCCTGGTCATCTTCTACACCCTCGTATTCAGCCTGCGCCAACGCCGCCATCTGACCTGGTTTGCCTACGGTCTCATGGGCCTGGCCGCCCTGTTCGCTCTCGTCGCCCCCTTCGCCGTCCAGTGGAACCTGGCGAAAGGCATCCCCATCCCCAACGCCATCTACGACCTGTTTCCGCTGCTCGTCGCCGACGCCATCCACCCCAACATCATGGCCTCACTCATGGTTTTGCTGCTGCCCCTGCCCCTGGCCTATGTTTTGCTGCACTGGCCGCGGCGCGGAGTGGCCTGGTGGCTGTGCTTGGCCGCCGCCGTGCTGCCCGGTTTTATCCTCCTGCTGACCAAATCACGTGCCGGCTACCTGGCGGCCGTCAGCGGTGTGTTGATTGTCCTCTGGCTGGCCCACCGACGCGCTCTGGCGTTGGCGCTGCTGGGAGCTGCGGCCGTTGCCATCCTCTGGCTTCTCAATACCACCGACCCTACCCTGCCCACGACCGCCAGCAGCCTGACCAACCCCGGAACCATGCAGTTTCGCCTGGAAGTGTGGCGCGTCGCCCTGGACATGTTGGCCGATTTCCCCTTCACCGGAGTTGGCATAGGGGCCTTCAACAATGTTGCCATGCGCCTCTACCCCCTTGCCGAAAACAACAACCCCGGCGCCCACAACATCTTTTTGCAAGTCGGCGTAGACCTGGGCTTTCCCGGCCTCATCGTTTACATGGCTCTTTTGATTTTGCTGGTTTACCTGGCCTGGACCAGCCTACAAACGGCGCGCCAAAGCCAAGATACAACGCTTCAAGCCATGCTGATCGGCGCGCTGGCGGGCATCGTCGCCTATTCGGCGCATGGCTTGTTGGATAATGGCTTATGGAGTACCCAGGTTTCTTTTGTGCCCTGGCTGATGTTTGCACTGGTAACGGCCGTCCATCGCCTGAAACAATAA
- a CDS encoding SCP2 sterol-binding domain-containing protein, with amino-acid sequence MGVAFATEAWIKALQVELNNSAGYQEAAKTWEGDFYFVVTAGDGIPNDVYMYMDLWHGECRDAMEVSDPAAKDPAFVMSAPVDVWRKVVDKKLDPIKGMMTRQLKLKGNMMKIMKAPKAAIELVECTTRIHTDWPA; translated from the coding sequence ATGGGTGTAGCATTTGCAACAGAAGCATGGATCAAAGCGCTTCAAGTCGAGCTAAACAACAGCGCCGGCTATCAAGAAGCCGCCAAAACCTGGGAAGGCGACTTTTACTTCGTCGTCACCGCCGGTGATGGCATCCCTAATGATGTTTACATGTACATGGACCTCTGGCACGGCGAATGCCGCGACGCGATGGAAGTAAGCGACCCGGCCGCCAAAGACCCCGCCTTTGTCATGAGCGCCCCCGTAGATGTCTGGCGCAAAGTCGTGGACAAAAAGCTGGACCCCATCAAAGGAATGATGACCCGTCAGCTTAAACTCAAAGGCAACATGATGAAAATCATGAAAGCTCCGAAAGCCGCTATCGAACTCGTCGAATGCACCACCCGCATTCACACCGACTGGCCCGCGTAG
- a CDS encoding iron-containing alcohol dehydrogenase, producing MWFFHCPEISFGEDALSHLATIQGQRAFIVTDAVIQQLGFVTAVQDQLTAAGLESQVFAEVEPDPSLQTVRRGAAQMLAYEPDWIIGLGGGSSMDAAKAMWIHYERPDIEPEAINPFESLGLRQKARLICIPTTAGTGSEAGYGIILTDTENARKLTLGSPEATPDIAIVDPYFTANLPRQVTADTGIDVLTHAMEAYIATWANDFTDGLCLQAIRLVFAYLPRAAANGVNDPEAREKMANAATIAGMVLGNSSVALAHALGHSAGALLHQLPHGRITAIFLPYTLQFVANGGYGRFQDIAHTLQLPAANETEATASVIQAIFHLLDTIGQPKSLQAAGIATDQFVELLPIMVEHVEMDANLLMSPRIPDTSEVEKLLQYAYEGRAVDF from the coding sequence ATGTGGTTCTTTCACTGTCCTGAAATCTCTTTTGGTGAAGATGCCCTGTCGCACTTGGCGACCATCCAGGGCCAACGCGCCTTTATTGTGACTGATGCGGTTATTCAGCAGCTTGGTTTTGTCACGGCCGTACAAGACCAACTAACCGCCGCCGGGCTAGAAAGCCAGGTCTTCGCCGAAGTCGAGCCAGACCCCTCGCTGCAAACCGTGCGCCGCGGCGCTGCCCAAATGCTGGCCTACGAACCAGATTGGATTATCGGCCTGGGCGGTGGTTCCAGTATGGACGCCGCCAAAGCTATGTGGATTCATTACGAGCGGCCAGACATTGAGCCAGAAGCCATCAACCCATTTGAGTCGTTGGGTTTACGCCAGAAAGCGCGCCTGATCTGCATCCCCACCACCGCCGGAACCGGCTCCGAAGCCGGCTATGGCATCATCCTCACCGATACGGAAAACGCCCGCAAATTAACCCTCGGCTCGCCGGAAGCCACACCAGACATCGCCATCGTGGACCCCTACTTTACCGCCAATCTGCCGCGCCAGGTCACGGCCGATACCGGCATAGACGTCCTTACCCACGCCATGGAAGCTTACATCGCCACCTGGGCCAACGATTTTACCGATGGCCTCTGTTTACAGGCCATCCGGCTGGTCTTTGCCTATTTACCACGCGCCGCAGCCAACGGCGTCAACGACCCAGAAGCGCGGGAGAAGATGGCGAATGCCGCCACCATCGCCGGCATGGTGTTGGGCAACAGCTCGGTGGCGTTGGCCCACGCCCTGGGGCACAGCGCCGGGGCGCTGCTTCATCAACTGCCACACGGCCGTATCACCGCCATCTTCCTGCCCTATACCCTGCAATTTGTGGCCAATGGAGGCTACGGCCGTTTCCAAGACATCGCCCACACCCTCCAACTGCCGGCTGCCAATGAAACCGAAGCCACCGCCAGCGTCATCCAGGCCATTTTCCACCTGCTAGACACCATTGGTCAGCCCAAAAGCCTGCAAGCGGCCGGCATTGCCACAGACCAGTTCGTAGAGCTGCTGCCCATCATGGTCGAACACGTGGAAATGGACGCCAACCTGCTGATGTCACCGCGCATTCCCGACACGTCCGAAGTAGAAAAACTGCTGCAATACGCCTACGAAGGGCGAGCAGTAGATTTTTAA